In bacterium, the DNA window ACCCCATCGGCTTGCCTCGATAGGGTATATTCAAGATGGAAGCGTATCTCGCGAAGAGGGAGCGACGCATGGACAAGGGATATCGCCATGGATGACCTGACCGGAAAACCCGCCATCCCCTTCCGGCTTCGGGACAGTACCGGCCAAAACCATGCCCTCGAGGAGTACCGCGGAAGCTGGCTGTTGATGGTGTTCCACCGTCACCTCGGCTGACTCCCCTGCCGGGCGCACATCACGCAGTTGCGTGATCGGGAGGAGGAGCTTCGCGGGCGGAAGGCTCGCATCGTTGTGGTCACGTTCGAAAACGACTTCCTCGCCCGGGTGTATGTCGAGGAGACATCGTTGCACTGGCCGCTGCTCGTGGACGACACCCGGGAAACGTACAGGGCCTACGGGATGCTCTCCGCTTCCTTTTGGGAGATATGGGGTCCGAAAACCTGGTGGGCGTACCTGAAGGAGATCCTGAAGGGGGAGAAATTGAGGAAGTCGGAAGGGGATATCTCCCAGCGGGGCGGGGATGTCCTGATCGATCCGGAGGGAATCGTCGCCCTGCACCATATCGGCGTCGGCCCGGCGGATCGCCCGCCGGTGGAGAGATTGCTGCAGGCGATCGATCGGGGATAAGGACGACCGACGCGCCCTCCCCGACGAAACGCCCCCCCCTCGTAAGGTATCCCCTCGCGTCACGACCAACCGGCATCGAGAGGACGAACAATGCATCTTATTCGGAGAGGGGGGACGCAGGATGCGATCCGGGACCACACGCAGGGATTTTCTTCGGATGACGGGAGCGGCGGCAGGTGTCGCGGTGGGCGCGACGCTTCCCGGAATCCTCGGTGGCCGGCTCGCCGTTTCGGGTGGCATCGCCCTTCCAGCGGGGGCCGCCGAAGGATCCGTGTCGGCGTCGATCCGGGTGTACTCCGTCGATAAGGGGAACTACGTCATGACCCAAACCGTCGTGAAGACGAACGAAGAGTGGAAAAAAGTGCTGACGCCCGAGCAATATCACATCCTGCGGGAGAAGGGGACGGA includes these proteins:
- a CDS encoding redoxin domain-containing protein, whose amino-acid sequence is MRDREEELRGRKARIVVVTFENDFLARVYVEETSLHWPLLVDDTRETYRAYGMLSASFWEIWGPKTWWAYLKEILKGEKLRKSEGDISQRGGDVLIDPEGIVALHHIGVGPADRPPVERLLQAIDRG
- a CDS encoding peroxiredoxin family protein, whose protein sequence is MDDLTGKPAIPFRLRDSTGQNHALEEYRGSWLLMVFHRHLG